AATACATTTATTCAGTTGTGAACATTCCTGCGACTCATTCGGTTGTTGAAGTATTAGGGGCCGTTCATATCAAAGCGTTCTTGCGTTTCCTTTGTAATTAAGACCGTTGCGCCGCGTTTCGCTGTTTTCGTTTCTTTTTTAGCTTTTAAGACGCCGTGtcaagtaaaaaaacaacaaaaaattttttttttattcgttGCGATACGTTTTGCTTTTTAGCGTAAGAACGTGTTTGGCCTGAACGACCCCTTAATAATTTTGCACCGGTCTTTTGCCACGTCCTCTGTTGGTATTTGAGAACAGTAAAGTTGCATCTGTTGCCCCAGCCGCCTGCTGTTTCATGAGGGTGAGATAATTGCCACAGCTGGGGTAAGGCTGTTGGAACACCAACCCCCTCTTTTTCATATGTCAGAGTCACTTCCAACATTAAACAGAGACTCTCCTGCCCTTCCTctagttatatttaatttagaaacaacataaaatgtcaGGAATTCAGTTAAGAATTGACAGATGCAGACATGATTGTGTCTTGTTGCCTTGGGGCAAGTATTGTGCTGTTTTTTCATTGATGAGAACTGCCTGAGCGTGATAGATATGGGATAGTGCATGACTACATTTTCcccatttgttttgtgtgtgttgtaggaTGCAGCATTGAAGGCACTGGGGGCAGATGGACTCTTTTTCTTCTCATCCCTGGATGCAGATCATGACCTCTATCTCAGTCCAGAGGAATTCAAGCCTATTGCAGAAAAACTCACTGGTACCTTTGTTGTCTGTTTTCTTTCAGCAGTAACATTCATTTCCCTGacaaatattgcatttttaagtAGAATTAAAAGAAtcttccatgttcaatacaagttatgctccatcaaaagcatttgtggtataatgttgattacccccaaaaataatttcaattcgtccctccttttctttaaaaagcaaaaataaggttacagtgagacacttgcaagaaatgtgaagcttatattttataaaagcacttgcattctgttaaaactggtgtattatttgttattttaattgtatttttggcaggattacagggtttatgaCATGATgtcttcatggcaacaaagttgtaacattgtaaataactttacacagaaaaggttagcgaTTTCCTAACTATAATCACattaatatgcatattgtttacgtcttgtggttatacttttgaaacaattaatattttaatgtttactgattggcccaattcacttccattgtacagaaagtgcctcactgtaacccagagttgtgctctcttttctttttttattgagtCTTAGAAATAATTTtgggggtaatcaacattatgccacaaatgctgtcgattgggcATAATTGTATTGAAGCCAGAATACTCCTTTAAGATTGAAATCCTCCACCACTGTTGAAAACTGAAAGTCAGATATGAGTTTTCAAACAATGCATTGTTTATTGTTGTAATCCCAATGTCCATCCCTGTTGCCTGAAGGTGTGGCACCTCCCCCAGAGTTTGAGGAGGAGACACCACATGATCCAAATGGAGAGACTCTGACGCTACAGGCCACAATGCAGCCATTACTACTGGAAAGCATGACTAAGAGCAAAGATGGCTTCCTAGgggtaataataacaacaaaaaaagtccATAAACAGTAACAAATGTTTCAAATTGTTCAACTTATTTCATTGATATACATATAGTGTGATGTTTCGTAGAAATTGAAAAAATTGACAGATTAAAAGGTATTCAATACTTGTTTATAAGGTAAATTCTGTGCATTTTCTGTCTCATCAGGTTTCTCACAGCTCTCTTAGTGGGCTGCGGTCATGGAAACATCCAGCTGTTCCTTCAGCTACATTTTATGCCAGTCAGTTTAAGGTCTTCCAGCCACCCAGCAGTAAATCTGCCCCGGGCGACACATGGTGGATTGTTCCCAGCGAGCTGAACATCTTCACTGGCTACCTTTCTAACAACCGCTACCATCCTCCCACACCACGGGGCAAAGAGGTACAAATACACCAATAAATCTAACAAGTGATAGCGAAAACAAGTTTCAGGAATTCAGGAATAGTCAGCTTGGTTGGGTCCAAGGGGGAGCTAGATTTGCTCCGAGCCCCCACAGACCAACATACACGGGCCCCACCAAAGGTTGCATCCTAGTACAAGCCCTGATAGGCAGTCAGTATAAAACTTTGTCATTGCGTGATCAAGTATCACTATGTGAGCAGTTTAGCAATTGCAATTTCATATTGCTTGGATTGAATTTGAATTAATCATGCTTTCTCTCTGCAGGTACTGATTCACTCGCTGCTGAGTATGTTCCACCCACGGCCCTTTGTGAAATCCCGCTTTGCCCCACAGGGAGCTGTGGCCTGTATACGAGCCGTCAGTGACTTTTATTATGACATTGTTTTCAGGTGTGAAAAATACATGTTGGGCTTTGAATTTCGGGGTTAAGCTGTGTGCTAACATAGGTGTGGGCTAGAATACAGTTTACGATAGAGATTATGACTGTGGGTCTACATTTACATGGTTGTCGTGTTAAAACAAGTATGTCAAGTTTGCAATCATTCATAATTAATGGGGTTGTCTTATAACAGTACCCAGTAAAAATACACTACATCTCAATCACAGAATATCTGATTGTTAATTGTCCCCCATTTTATCAGTCTTTCTCTCTGATCACTTAacggatttttaaaaatgtgtgttttaactGTGAGCCTCAAATCTAACCATGATTAATCGAGTCTGATGTACTCCTGTTACTAATTACAGAATCCATGCTGAGTTCCAGCTAAATGATGTTCCAGATTTTCCATTCTGGTTCACACCCGGTCAGTTTTCTGGTCACATAATCCTCTCTAAAGATGCTTCTCATGTGCGAGACTTTCAACTCTACGTCCCAAATGACAAGTCAGTGCCCTGTCCTCCTAACTGCTTATCCTGCTGTTCTAGTTTGAGCAATTTATCCCAAAGTCATGTTAAATCATGATCAATTTCATAGGTTGAGAATGAACTACAAagttttaagagaaaataaatattaacataaCATTAATTAAACATAAGAGCACTAGAGTCCTTGTCGGAGGTgatgagtgtatgtttgtgtatggtAGAACTCTGAATGTGGACATGGAGTGGCTGTACGGGGCCAGTGAGAGCAGTAACATGGAGGTGGACATTGGATACCTCCCCCAGGTTAGTGCTCAGAATTATACAGATCACGTTCTGTGGTTTTGATTGCTGATTACAGTACATAATACTAAAATGCTTCAAATGACATTTTGCTGGATTTGTTTCATACTTCTGATGAATCAGTTTAAGTGTAAAGCATGGTAAAGAATTAAATGGGCTGTATATTTACAGATGGAGCTCAGGGCAGCAGGGCCCTCCACTCCCTCAATAATCTATGACGAGCTGGGTAACATGATTGACAGCCGTGGGGAGGGTGGAGAGCCCATTCAGTTTGTGTTTGAGGAGATTGTCTGGAGTGCAGAGGTGAGCAGAGAGGAAGCAGCGAGACAGCTGGAGGTCACTATGTACCCATTTAAAAAGGTGAGTCTCATGATGCAATCCCCAACTTGATGATGAGGGTAAATTGGGTCAGTGATTGGTTTAATCTGTTGTTATGTTCAGATGATGCTGGAATGTTTGCACTTTGTATTTTAATGCCATTGGTCTCATCAGTGGTTCTTTTCTTTTGAAGGTGCCATATCTGCCTTTCAGTGAGGCCTTCAGTAGAGCTGATACAGAGAAGAAGCTGGTCCACTCCATCCTGCTCTGGGGAGCCCTGGATGACCAGTCCTGCTGAGGTCAGACAACTATTAATGGCGATAACGGTATTGAACTAGATGTATGCATTTGTGGGAAGGGTAAAGGTTGGGAATAGGGTTGAAATGACTGATATCCGTGCAGGGATACCCGAGTTTAACATggtaaggggccgttcagacctaacactttcttgcactaaaaagctagatgcagtacAAAATGCTTGAGACATGCTTTTTAAAGTTGATGTTCCCTCTACTAAGACTGTCAATTTTGGGTATGTGCCAAGCActgacattaaaataaaacagataGACGCAGTGTAATAAATAAGACCGAATGTGGGTGTCTGTAAAATGCTAATTCACATTGTAgcatgaggcacatacagagtgctctcttttttaaattattttttaattaaatggcagccttttgcagtttaataaccACTTTGAGTCgtgggccttggtagctcagtgagtattgacgctgactaccacccctggagtcacgagttcgaatccagagtgcGCTGgttccaaccaggtctcctaagcaatcaaattggcccagttgctagggagggtagagtcacatggggtaacctcctccgtggtcacgattaggggttcttgccctcaatggggcgtgtggtaagttgtgtgtggatcacggagtagcatgagcctccacaggcTGGGTGTCTCTGCGGTATAATGCACAACtatccacgtgataagatgcacagattgattgtctcagaagcaaaggcaactgagacttgccctTTGCCACCtgtattgaggtgagtaaccatgccaccacgaggacctactaagtagtgggaattgggcagaaaaagaattgggagaaaaaggggattaaaaaaaacaaacaaacatttaattcacTTTTAGTCATGTAGCGACCGGCTTTTCCAGAGTGGAAATCTACCATCTTAACTTCAACAAGATTATTttgaacacttcaaaataaaagctcagtcaaaattaaaggtacatttataggaaaaaagtttgacagaaatatatcactacagtaaagatatgtaatattcactgtaatactactactaataatattaaATCACTACTAATTGTATTATACTTAAGCAGTATCAAACAAATGTGATACTGTTatctgcagcactttatttgacaaaatataactccaatgttgtattttgtattgtgctgtgagcctctgtataataataataataataataataataataataataatacaatattatattgaacattttcatttgatttaaagtTTTGATGAATtttgaccattttgatgataaaatgtaaattgttgaTATGGAGTTCAGAGAAATGAAAAAAGGTAGCGGTCTCGGCGAGTATCAGAAATAAAGTATCGGTGTTCGTTCTCAAAAAATGCTA
The Xyrauchen texanus isolate HMW12.3.18 chromosome 22, RBS_HiC_50CHRs, whole genome shotgun sequence DNA segment above includes these coding regions:
- the selenon gene encoding selenoprotein N; the encoded protein is MAADVDKTNPGKPKNEQEDRAYPSRTHDRSRFKQTLSTLLMIAAVPLIGFCVKYYQDNQLVKRHDAALKALGADGLFFFSSLDADHDLYLSPEEFKPIAEKLTGVAPPPEFEEETPHDPNGETLTLQATMQPLLLESMTKSKDGFLGVSHSSLSGLRSWKHPAVPSATFYASQFKVFQPPSSKSAPGDTWWIVPSELNIFTGYLSNNRYHPPTPRGKEVLIHSLLSMFHPRPFVKSRFAPQGAVACIRAVSDFYYDIVFRIHAEFQLNDVPDFPFWFTPGQFSGHIILSKDASHVRDFQLYVPNDKTLNVDMEWLYGASESSNMEVDIGYLPQMELRAAGPSTPSIIYDELGNMIDSRGEGGEPIQFVFEEIVWSAEVSREEAARQLEVTMYPFKKVPYLPFSEAFSRADTEKKLVHSILLWGALDDQSCUGSGRTLRETVLESSPVLALLNQSFISSWSLVKELEDLQADEKNLGLSEKAHLHLEKYTFPVEMMVALPNGTVVHHINANNFLDQTSMKPEDDVPALSFSTGFEDPSTSTYIRFLQEGLEKAKPFLES